Within Coffea arabica cultivar ET-39 chromosome 4e, Coffea Arabica ET-39 HiFi, whole genome shotgun sequence, the genomic segment ACAGGTCCAGTTTCACTATGGCTAATTGTCTACTGGtagtctctttctttttctttctcgcTGCATGCAGCAGTTTTCACTTTTCTCATTAGCAGCGGGTTCAAACGTCAAACCCTGCCAGAGAAAATacgctgatttttttttctttttttgggctTCCTGGTATAGGTAATAGCTGTTTATTTCTTTCCTCTATGGTTTCGTATTTGTAGTATCTTGTTATGTACGTTCTGGGCAAGAAAATGGGTTCGAACTATTCTTCTCATACTACGTTAATGAGATGTGGCTCTGGGGACATAGTACGGCACTCCTCCTCTTTATCAAGTACTAACTAAAAATCGGAGGATCAATAATGTATCCATCAGCAAACAAGCTTAGCAAAGCATGAAGCCCACCTACTTCAAACCATGCTGTAATCTACACATGCCATTACCTTCCTAATATAATATACTACGATaacctcatcatcatcatctactGACCTACGGCTCTACGCACTTTGTTGATTATTATAGTAATACGTACTGTCAAGACAGAAAGCAGTAAACAATATTGGGTTTGGTAGACTCATCCAAATCCTACCACAAAAATATACAAAGGATATAAAGAAAAAGTGAGAATGAAGGAACCTTAAAGAGAGAACTCGCGTATCCGTTTATCTATCTATTTCACTAAAAGGCACAATCCTTATTACTTAGGAagttggattgcattttttagggttttttttgtagaaaaattactatagcgatttgatgtatgtgagaaaaaaaggTAATAAGGAAATGTAATCACGAAAAACGGCACCATTTTCTGGCGAAAAACGTCTGTCCAAAACAAGGCCTAAAGGACCTTTTCAAAAGCGTGAACTAAGAAACCATTGACGGACCAAACTCCCAAGCTTTGTGAGCAGCCACCAACCAACCGCATGGAATGGACTGGTCACTGGAGATAATGGTTGAATTGAAGCTGCCAAACTTGCAGGACAGGAGTGATAATTGGTCAATTCCTCTTCTCCCACacatctttttttaaaaaaaaattatttaaagaGAAGAATTTAGCAGGCTAACAGTCAGCCCAAACGTTTCTTGGAACTTGCAAACTTTTCTTGAAGcatttaaaaatgaattttttttttttgaaaagtgtCTTTTGCCATTTGTCGCCTCATCTTTCCCTCGAATGACAAGTTCGTCCCAGTTTTCACTCGGTCCGCTagacgaaattattcttttcccAAGAAAGGCAAGAATCAATCGCCTCGTAATAGGTATGCTAATTGATTGTTAGCTCTGGAATAATTTACACTGAAGAGTAAGGGTAAAGAATCCTCCTCTCAGTTATTTAGTAGTTAAAATCATAGTTGAATATCGAACCATTATAATACGAGATAACATATGTAGGTATAATATGAGTATTTATTAACTAGGGTAAAAAGTTGAAGGCCAAAATCCTCAAATATTACTTTACAGAACACAATTAAAAAGATTATTGCGTCCTTTATTTCCTGAACAAGGTAAGTAAAATGCAATCTGCAAACAAATGTCAGAACCAGTAATAGTAGGGAATAAGGATccctaaataataaaaaaaaaacaaaaggaaaacgaATAGACGATTCTCCACTTTTCAGCCCCACTCTAGTAGTGCCTTATGATTCATCGCAACTAGCCTTGTAAtcttcaaatttttaaaaaaaaacagcacTTACAACTCTATATAAAATAAAGGAAATTGAACAAATTCATATCAACGGGTTTTATCAATTAAAATGCACTAGTCATCTTAACCATGCAGTTCAATTATTGGTGAATAGATTGTACTATAATTGAACAACTGAGTTAAAGTGCGCAATTTATCTCGGCACTGATTTTTATAAACCAATgctcaatttcattcaaattgATAAAAATATTATAAGGGAatgtcttttttattttcagaaaggaaaataaattggttgagaaaattttcaCTGACAAGAAACATCAAGAATCAAAATGTGATTTAGAaccaaaaacaataaaaatgaatagactTGATGTAGTAGTTGGTATTGTTCCAGGaacaaggcaaaaaaaaaaaagttgtaaaTGATTGGAGGGTAATCGATGAAAAGGGATCAATTCATCCAGGCTTAATTTTGGATAGATTTAATAgtctctttttttgtttcaatgATAGATTCAGTATTCAAAATATCTAATAGTCTAGATTATGTCATTACACTTATTAAGAAGAGGACAGTGATAGATCCAGTCTTCAAAATATCCAATAATCTAGTAGGTGTGTGTGGCACAATCCAAATGAGGCATTGATAAATATGATGGATtgggaaatgaatttgaaaagtACGATAGAGACATCCAAATAAAGACTCCATAAGCTGTGGCCACAAAATGAGTGCGAGGGTGATGCAACCTTTTAAACCCACAGGTACATGATTGGTATTTTAGGACAGCAGAAGGACAATTATGTCTACTAAAATATCTCCGACTTACTCTCCGACTTTCTGTTTAGTTTCCACGCCGCGTCGTCTTTTCCCGGGGGAAAACTTGAAACTCGTCTTTGACCTGGCAGCCGGAGAAATAAAATGCCATATGAAAAATCGTGGCCTAAACAAACTATGTGCAATTAAAAGTGCCCCTAGCCCCCAGCTAGTCATAAGAATATAATTGAAAACGTGTGGACGGTGAGATCTTATTCATTTCTTTTGCAACATATTTTATGTTCATCCACCACACTatacaagtatatatatatataactatcCACATACCACATGCCTTTTTAAGTGATCACAACagttcttcttcatttcattaGTTACCGCTATTTCTCCTCATTGCTTTCCTCCGGACCCAAAAAGCTGCAATTTCAACAGAGAtattaagagaaaaaaaaaagggaactaAGATGGCAGTGGCTAAACAATTTTTGGGTACGTCTCTATCGGAGAAATCTCAATTTATCAATTCATTTAAGGTGGTCTTGGTTGATCAGAAATTGGGCCAGTTTTCTTCTTCCCATCCAACTCAGGTTAAACCTGCTGAAAGAAGAAGCCTGCAAATAAGGAAAGCAAGGAGGACCAGTACTGGTAGTAGTCCGGTAGCAGCTATAAGTGAGAAGAATTTGGTGAAAGTTGTACCAGAAAAGGCAGTACAATTCAAGGTGAGAGCTGTTGTTACTGTTAGGAACAAGCACAAAGAAGACTTGAAGGAGTCAATTGTGAAGCAATTGGATGCTCTGACTGACAAACTTGGAAGAAATGTTGTGCTAGAGCTTGTTAGTACAGAAATTGATCCTAGTAAGCCAttatttccttcttttcttgaacCCAAATATAACTTTTTGCTCCAAAGTTTACTGCTTAAGAGTCAACATTGATCTGGAAAATATGTTTTGATTTGGCCTTCTAATTTTGTcccccatctctctctctctctctctttctttttgtgGGTCTGGCATTGATGAAGATACAAAAGCTCCAAAGAAAAGCAAGCAAGCGGTGTTGAAGGACTGGTCTAAGAAATCAAATCTTAAGACAGAGAGAGTAAATTACACAGCTGAATTTGTTGTAGACTCCAATTTTGGGGTGCCAGGGGCGATCACAGTGGCTAACAAGCACCAACAAGAGTTCTTCTTGGAGAGCATGACCATTGAAGGCTTTGCATGTGGTCCAGTACATTTCTCTTGCAACTCTTGGGTGCAATCCAATAAACATCATCCTGGAAAGAGGGTATTCTTCTCTAATCAGGTATAAAGGCGTTTGTTAGTAATCATCTTTCTGCGTTTACTATGATATTCTGTTTTCACAAGACGGCATTATCACTCTTCCTTCTTCGCTAGTCAAAATCTTCACCATACTACTTTTTGGTCTGGTCCAACAACGCATTGAAGTCGGCCACTTGGGTTCATACTTGTTGAATTGAACCTTCCTTCTGCGATAAAGAGTTGAATGAAGGAGCATTTATGCATTCTTCTTTTGGAGCGTGTTTTCCCCTTCTAAATTCTCTTTCTTGAAGCAATTATTCCCCaaagtttttgtttttatttttccatcttttttttttttaattgaaaagaaAGGCCAAACACTTATATGGAAAATAAAAATGCCATGTTCTTTCTCTTCCCAAGAAAAGTAGAAAAGGAGAGGAAACCCATGCTTAAAAAATTTTGACTTGAGTCTTTCTATACTCTTCAAACttacatttcttttttcttttttcttttttttttaacttgctcGATTTTTGCATGGAGGTGTTAAAAAAGTCTGTCGGCAGATATTCCAACCACTTAGTTCGAACTTCATCCATCTTCCCTTTGTAATCGAGATAGGCAATTCTTAAGATAATGATCTGGATGTACCCAGGGGCCTGTTCTTGATAAAGTAGAATCCTGACTTACTTTCCAATTCTTGCCTTCTTGGTGCTATTGATAATTGATTTTAATTCGTCTTATGCTAATAAGATAATATGAGCATtaagatatttttatttttctagacAAGACAAGTACGGATCAAATAAAGAATCAATCTTATTATCTGATCTTATTGATAACACTAGTTGTTTTAAGGGCAGCATGGAAAATCATTTGactaaagaaaatttttcaactttTGAACAGCCATATCTGCCTGGTGAAACGCCTGCTGGGTTGAAAGCATTAAGAGAGAAAGAGCTCAGAGATTTAAGGGGTGATGACAAAGGTGTCCGGAAATTATCAGATAGAGTATATGATTTTGATGTCTATAATGATCTGGGCAATCCTGACCGAGGAATTGAATTTGCTCGGCCATCACTTGGAGGTGATAAGATTCCATATCCAAGGAGATGTCGGACAGGACGTGTTCCAACTGATACTGGTTAGTAAtaccaaatcttgattttttttttcccatttcattcaaCTATGTAGTCAGCAACTTCCAAAAGCAGAGACACACgaattagttttttttccccccctaAAAACTTTTGTATGATCCAGATTTGAATGCGGAGAGCAGAGTGGAGAAGCCACTGCCCATGTATGTACCTAGAGATGAACAGTTTGAGGAGTCTAAGCAAGATGCATTCTCAACCGGAAGACTTAAAGGAGCACTTCACAACTTGTTGCCATTGTTAATGGCCAACATTTCGGCtaaaaatcatgatttcaagGGGTTCTTAGACATTGATAGCCTCTACACTGAAGGACTACTTTTGAAGCTAGGCGTGCAGGATGAATTCTTGAATAAGCTTCCATTGCCCAAGGCAGTCAACAAATTCCGTGACGGTGATATTCTCAAATATGGCATTCCCAAAATCTTAACAAGTAAGCATATTTATATTGGTCAGATagatatttttattttgtaatgtGATATCTAACTATATTGTAACACGCTTTTTTTTATGCAATTGCAGAGGACAAATTTGCATGGTTGCGAGATGATGAATTTGCCCGGCAAGCAATAGCAGGGGTTAATCCTGTAGGCATTGAAAGGCTTCAGGCCTTCCCTCCTGTTAGCAAGCTTGACCCTGAAATCTATGGCCCCTTGGATTCAGCTCTCAAAGAAGAGCACATCCTTGGGAATCTCAACGGAATGACAGTGCAAGAGGTATCAATCACAATCACTTTGAATATCAGTCACAATCCTTTATATATATCAGTCATGTTCATAACTCATCGAGCGTGATAAAAACAACAGTAGACAATAGTGCAGCAGGACAACCTGTTCGTGCTGTCCTCATTCAGTTAGCCACTTTGAACTTCCATGTCTAATTTTAGTATTAAAACTTGTGTTGTGTCCATCCTTCACAGGCTTTGGAGGCGAACAAGCTATACATAGTGGACCACCACGATGCCTACTTACCATTTATTGACAGGATTAATGCCCTTGATGGCCGTAAAGCATATGCAACACGCACCATATTTTTCTTGAGCGATTTAGGCACTCTCAAACCCATCGCTATAGAGCTTAGCCTCCCAGCCACTGGCCCAAGTTCTCGTTCAAAACGTGTCGTAACGCCGCCGGTTGATGCAACCACTAATTGGATCTGGCAGCTGGCTAAAGCCCACGTTTGCTCCAATGATGCTGGTGTTCACCAACTCGTCAATCAT encodes:
- the LOC113741416 gene encoding linoleate 13S-lipoxygenase 3-1, chloroplastic-like, whose translation is MAVAKQFLGTSLSEKSQFINSFKVVLVDQKLGQFSSSHPTQVKPAERRSLQIRKARRTSTGSSPVAAISEKNLVKVVPEKAVQFKVRAVVTVRNKHKEDLKESIVKQLDALTDKLGRNVVLELVSTEIDPNTKAPKKSKQAVLKDWSKKSNLKTERVNYTAEFVVDSNFGVPGAITVANKHQQEFFLESMTIEGFACGPVHFSCNSWVQSNKHHPGKRVFFSNQPYLPGETPAGLKALREKELRDLRGDDKGVRKLSDRVYDFDVYNDLGNPDRGIEFARPSLGGDKIPYPRRCRTGRVPTDTDLNAESRVEKPLPMYVPRDEQFEESKQDAFSTGRLKGALHNLLPLLMANISAKNHDFKGFLDIDSLYTEGLLLKLGVQDEFLNKLPLPKAVNKFRDGDILKYGIPKILTKDKFAWLRDDEFARQAIAGVNPVGIERLQAFPPVSKLDPEIYGPLDSALKEEHILGNLNGMTVQEALEANKLYIVDHHDAYLPFIDRINALDGRKAYATRTIFFLSDLGTLKPIAIELSLPATGPSSRSKRVVTPPVDATTNWIWQLAKAHVCSNDAGVHQLVNHWLRTHASVEPFILAAHRQMSAMHPIFKLLDPHMRYTMEINALARQALINADGVIESCFTPGRYCMDISAAAYKNFWRFDLEGLPADLIRRGMAVPDPTQPHGVKLVMEDYPYAADGLMIWAAIESWVRKYVNHYYPDPSLVCNDRELQAWYAESINVGHADLRNADWWPTLATPEDLSSILTTLIWLASAQHAALNFGQYPYGGYVPNRPPLMRRLIPNENDPEYAVFLADPQKYFLSALPSLLQATKYMAVVDTLSTHSADEEYLGERNHPSTWTGDAEAIEAFYEFSAEIGRIEKEIEERNADARLRNRCGAGVIPYELLAPTSGPGVTCRGVPNSVSI